A DNA window from Niabella yanshanensis contains the following coding sequences:
- a CDS encoding OmpH family outer membrane protein, with protein MNVFKKLQLRLKAKSKAQYKELKKEYKELLAYHEELRNEFEQKKQQFIRNYRAIKDYDHRREEFVKRSKEVLPPLLEFPVSKIVNVKHSGQLGDLIYSIPAMKALSGEQGIRLYLPLDQPITQESYWSHPLGNVMLNSSIYKMAEPLLTVQPIIHSCDTYQQQHIDIDLDIFRKLPWNHHKGHISRWHFLYYPGGSDLSKQWLYVPAIDPTAKNGIVICRSQRYNAPGIDYSFLKKYPEVYFLGVENEYRLLKQSIPNLTYLPVKDFLQMASIIAGAKLFIGNQSAPFAMAEGLKVNRLLETYFDCPNVIIEGDTGFEFCYQPQFEELVKRRYEKL; from the coding sequence ATGAATGTTTTTAAAAAGCTACAGTTAAGACTTAAGGCAAAGTCAAAAGCACAATACAAAGAGCTGAAAAAAGAGTATAAGGAGTTACTGGCATACCATGAAGAATTAAGAAATGAATTCGAGCAAAAAAAACAACAATTTATCAGGAACTATAGAGCTATTAAAGACTATGATCATCGTCGGGAAGAGTTTGTAAAAAGATCGAAAGAGGTTCTTCCTCCGCTTTTGGAATTTCCCGTTAGCAAAATTGTTAATGTAAAACATAGCGGTCAACTCGGCGATCTGATCTATTCGATTCCAGCAATGAAAGCTTTATCCGGAGAGCAGGGAATACGTCTTTATTTACCATTAGATCAGCCTATAACGCAGGAATCTTATTGGTCCCATCCGTTAGGAAATGTGATGCTTAACAGCAGCATATATAAAATGGCTGAGCCACTGTTAACCGTACAGCCGATTATTCATTCTTGCGATACTTATCAACAACAACATATTGACATAGATCTTGACATCTTTAGAAAGCTTCCGTGGAACCATCATAAAGGTCATATATCACGTTGGCATTTCTTATATTATCCCGGAGGAAGTGATTTGAGTAAGCAGTGGCTGTACGTTCCTGCTATTGACCCAACAGCAAAAAATGGCATAGTTATTTGCCGTAGTCAGCGTTATAATGCACCGGGTATTGATTACTCTTTTCTGAAAAAGTACCCGGAGGTATACTTTTTAGGTGTAGAAAACGAATACCGACTATTAAAACAATCCATTCCTAACCTAACCTATTTACCTGTAAAAGATTTTCTCCAGATGGCTTCAATTATTGCCGGCGCTAAATTATTTATCGGCAACCAATCTGCTCCGTTTGCAATGGCCGAAGGCTTAAAAGTTAACCGGTTGCTGGAAACTTATTTCGATTGTCCTAATGTGATTATCGAAGGAGACACCGGGTTCGAGTTTTGCTATCAGCCTCAATTTGAGGAATTGGTAAAAAGGCGTTATGAAAAACTTTAA
- a CDS encoding glycosyltransferase WbsX family protein: MIRPIRAIAHYLPQFHPIPENNKWWGTGFTEWTNVGKAKPLFRGHYQPRVPSDLGYYDLRLPEAREAQADMAREYGIEGFCYWHYWFGNGKQLLEGVFNSVLKSKKPDFPFCLAWANDSWSGVWHGVQGTLMEQTYPGVQDYEQHFHTLLEAFQDPRYILIDGKPLVFIFQPLAIPDPAMFIDIWQNMAVKNGLKGLHFVAHSAYPPEIQDVLNKGYDSVNILRLFALQQMKRSFLKKLPVKLGLKLKNVYDYAEAARYFSGEEDRKENVFPSLIPNWDHSPRTGNKRLILHNSTPELFRTHVRSVFDSVLHKSPGHRIVFIKSWNEWAEGNYIEPDLKYGKQYLEVFKEELLRKH; the protein is encoded by the coding sequence ATGATAAGACCAATCCGCGCAATAGCACACTATCTTCCTCAATTTCATCCGATTCCGGAAAATAATAAATGGTGGGGAACCGGATTTACAGAATGGACCAACGTGGGTAAAGCTAAACCATTATTTCGCGGACATTACCAACCCAGGGTGCCTTCAGATTTAGGATATTATGACCTACGGCTACCAGAAGCGCGTGAGGCACAAGCTGATATGGCTCGTGAATATGGAATAGAAGGGTTTTGTTATTGGCATTACTGGTTTGGCAATGGTAAACAATTACTGGAGGGCGTCTTCAACAGTGTATTGAAATCAAAAAAGCCTGATTTCCCTTTTTGCCTTGCATGGGCTAATGACTCATGGAGCGGAGTGTGGCATGGCGTGCAAGGCACCTTAATGGAACAAACATACCCGGGGGTGCAGGACTATGAACAACATTTTCACACTTTATTAGAAGCTTTTCAAGATCCACGCTATATTTTGATAGATGGTAAACCCCTGGTATTTATCTTTCAGCCGTTGGCTATTCCAGATCCAGCTATGTTTATAGATATTTGGCAAAACATGGCGGTCAAAAACGGACTTAAAGGGCTTCATTTTGTTGCACACTCTGCTTATCCACCAGAGATCCAGGATGTACTTAATAAAGGATATGATAGCGTTAATATTCTTCGCTTGTTTGCATTACAACAAATGAAAAGAAGTTTTTTAAAAAAGCTTCCTGTTAAATTAGGTTTAAAGCTTAAAAATGTTTACGATTATGCTGAAGCAGCCAGATATTTTTCGGGTGAAGAAGATCGAAAGGAGAACGTATTTCCATCTCTTATTCCAAACTGGGATCATTCACCACGTACAGGTAATAAGCGGCTGATACTTCATAACTCTACCCCTGAGCTTTTCAGAACACATGTCAGGAGTGTCTTTGACTCGGTATTACACAAAAGCCCCGGGCATAGAATTGTCTTTATAAAATCCTGGAATGAATGGGCTGAAGGCAATTACATAGAGCCAGACTTAAAATATGGAAAGCAATATCTTGAGGTGTTTAAAGAAGAGCTTCTTAGAAAACATTAA